In Pleurocapsa sp. PCC 7319, the following are encoded in one genomic region:
- a CDS encoding NAD-dependent epimerase/dehydratase family protein has product MRILMMGGTRFIGVYLTKVLVDQGHEVVLFNRGNNPAPVEGVSQIQGDRKDASQLKEKLAGESFDAIFDNNGRELSDTQPLVEIFNGKVKHFVYVSSAGVYLKSHQMPHREGDAVDPNSRHKGKHHTEAYLAESGIPWTSIRPVYIYGPQNYNDLEAWFFDRIVRNRPLPIPGNGMYITQFGHVQDLASAMASVLGNETAIGKIYNISGDRYVTFNGLAYACAEAAGKSSEDIKLEHYNPAKFDFGKRKAFPMRQQHFFADIHQAQTDLNWQPKYDLVSGLKDSFQNDYLASGRDQSEIDFALDEEILGKI; this is encoded by the coding sequence ATGCGAATTTTAATGATGGGGGGAACTCGCTTTATTGGAGTTTATCTGACTAAGGTTTTAGTAGACCAGGGGCATGAAGTTGTCTTATTTAATCGGGGTAACAATCCTGCTCCAGTAGAGGGAGTAAGTCAGATACAAGGTGATCGCAAGGATGCAAGTCAACTTAAAGAGAAGCTGGCGGGAGAAAGTTTTGATGCCATCTTTGATAACAATGGTCGGGAATTGAGCGATACTCAACCTTTAGTAGAAATTTTCAATGGTAAGGTCAAGCATTTTGTCTATGTAAGTTCGGCAGGAGTCTACTTAAAATCGCACCAAATGCCTCACCGTGAAGGAGATGCGGTCGATCCTAATAGTCGTCATAAGGGTAAACATCATACCGAAGCTTATTTAGCTGAGTCGGGTATTCCTTGGACTTCTATTCGCCCAGTTTATATTTATGGTCCTCAAAACTATAACGATCTCGAAGCTTGGTTTTTTGACCGTATAGTTCGTAATCGTCCTCTACCGATACCTGGGAATGGGATGTATATTACTCAGTTTGGTCATGTCCAAGATTTAGCGTCAGCGATGGCTAGTGTTTTAGGAAACGAGACTGCGATTGGGAAAATTTATAACATTTCAGGCGATCGCTATGTAACTTTTAACGGTTTGGCTTATGCTTGTGCTGAGGCTGCGGGTAAATCCTCTGAAGATATTAAACTAGAGCATTACAATCCTGCTAAGTTTGACTTTGGCAAAAGAAAAGCTTTTCCGATGCGTCAACAACATTTCTTTGCTGATATTCACCAGGCTCAAACAGACCTTAATTGGCAACCTAAGTATGATTTAGTCTCTGGCTTAAAAGACTCTTTCCAAAATGATTATCTGGCATCGGGTAGAGATCAATCAGAAATTGACTTTGCTTTAGATGAAGAGATATTAGGCAAAATATAA
- the pgsA gene encoding CDP-diacylglycerol--glycerol-3-phosphate 3-phosphatidyltransferase, translating into MNLPTWITLSRLLGLPLILYLLQNPTPENRWFCVGIFVIAAGTDWVDGYLARKLDMVTELGKFLDPLVDKLLVLGSLLALIELQIVPAWGVFLILTRELAIAGWRVNPKLTGNTSIAGANIWGKLKTVVQIIAIAFLIAPLSSQWDTPTIILFWLAVAISLISGWIYILPNISSSKAKSISD; encoded by the coding sequence ATGAATCTTCCGACTTGGATAACTTTATCTCGTCTATTAGGACTTCCTTTAATTCTCTATTTACTCCAAAACCCCACTCCAGAAAATCGTTGGTTCTGTGTGGGGATTTTTGTCATTGCAGCAGGGACAGATTGGGTAGACGGCTATTTAGCTCGCAAATTAGACATGGTAACGGAATTGGGTAAGTTTCTCGATCCTTTAGTAGATAAGCTTTTGGTTTTGGGCTCATTACTAGCTTTGATTGAGCTACAGATAGTTCCTGCTTGGGGAGTATTTTTAATTTTAACTAGAGAATTAGCGATCGCAGGCTGGCGTGTCAACCCTAAATTAACAGGTAATACTAGCATTGCAGGGGCAAATATCTGGGGAAAACTGAAAACCGTAGTACAAATTATAGCGATCGCTTTTTTAATTGCGCCCCTATCGTCTCAGTGGGATACCCCAACCATTATTTTATTTTGGCTAGCAGTGGCAATAAGTTTAATCTCGGGCTGGATTTATATTTTGCCTAATATCTCTTCATCTAAAGCAAAGTCAATTTCTGATTGA